Proteins from a single region of Runella sp. SP2:
- a CDS encoding tetratricopeptide repeat protein, translating into MKQRSTFMFVFACIMAFTHVLKAQKTAAEYFEEGVNKSKSGDFVAALQAFNLAITMSPENAPSYYNRAMAKANLKDHRGAILDFDRSIELNPKYSDAYLYRGASKAKQDDFRSAIQDFSRAIELNPDDPQGYYQRGVNRARVENYRGALQDLNRTIELEPNNAGALFARGTVKTKLEDYPSALVDFSRVLDLTPKSPSALSGRGYVKIKLNDFAGAVNDYSKAIELKPEDAESFYNRGFSRSKLEKYEEAIVDFDQAIRLDPQNHRAYYGRGFSKSKLGNQRDAISDLNKAVDINNTPTDTKVVYMGSISRSILDQLREVVQEKNKINELSTERSEAFFARGVGKNKQGDGKGAIIDLNKAIEFNPTYAEAYFTRGMIKSAIGDQRGAIQDCTSAIKLSPKHAEAYYVRGLIKHSLGDENGGCLDLSKAGELGYTQAYKVISDYCN; encoded by the coding sequence ATGAAGCAACGCTCAACTTTTATGTTTGTTTTTGCCTGTATTATGGCATTTACTCATGTTTTGAAAGCTCAAAAAACTGCCGCGGAGTATTTTGAAGAAGGTGTTAATAAAAGTAAATCAGGCGATTTTGTAGCCGCTCTCCAAGCCTTTAACTTGGCTATCACGATGAGCCCAGAAAACGCCCCTAGCTACTACAACCGCGCCATGGCGAAGGCGAATCTGAAAGACCACCGTGGGGCAATTTTAGATTTTGACCGTTCTATCGAATTAAATCCTAAGTATTCGGACGCGTACCTCTACCGTGGGGCGAGCAAAGCCAAACAAGACGATTTTCGTTCTGCCATTCAAGACTTTTCACGGGCTATTGAATTGAACCCTGACGATCCACAAGGGTATTATCAACGCGGGGTTAACCGTGCTCGCGTAGAAAACTACCGTGGAGCATTGCAAGATTTGAACCGTACGATTGAGTTGGAACCAAACAACGCAGGCGCGCTTTTTGCCCGTGGTACGGTCAAAACAAAATTGGAAGATTATCCAAGTGCTTTGGTTGATTTCTCTCGCGTATTGGATTTGACCCCTAAAAGCCCATCAGCATTGTCAGGACGTGGTTATGTGAAAATTAAATTGAACGATTTTGCGGGTGCCGTAAACGATTACAGCAAAGCCATCGAATTGAAACCAGAGGATGCTGAGTCGTTTTACAACCGTGGTTTTTCTCGTAGTAAGTTAGAGAAATACGAAGAAGCAATTGTTGATTTTGACCAAGCGATTCGTCTTGATCCACAAAACCACCGTGCTTATTATGGACGTGGGTTTAGCAAAAGCAAATTGGGTAACCAACGCGATGCTATCTCTGATTTGAACAAAGCCGTTGATATTAACAACACACCTACTGATACAAAAGTGGTTTATATGGGAAGCATTAGCCGCTCTATTTTAGACCAGCTTCGTGAAGTAGTGCAAGAGAAAAACAAAATCAACGAGCTTTCGACTGAGCGTTCGGAGGCGTTTTTTGCGCGGGGAGTTGGTAAAAACAAACAGGGCGATGGCAAAGGTGCGATTATCGACTTGAACAAAGCAATTGAGTTTAACCCTACTTACGCAGAAGCATATTTTACGCGTGGAATGATTAAGTCTGCCATTGGCGACCAAAGAGGAGCTATCCAAGATTGTACAAGTGCCATCAAATTGAGCCCTAAACACGCAGAAGCATACTACGTGCGTGGGCTTATCAAACACAGCCTTGGCGACGAAAATGGCGGCTGTTTAGACTTGTCGAAAGCGGGAGAATTAGGATATACCCAGGCTTATAAAGTAATCAGCGATTACTGTAACTAA
- a CDS encoding 1,4-dihydroxy-2-naphthoate polyprenyltransferase: MKKWIEAARLRTLPLALSSILMGCFLAAAHHQFSWTVAILAVVTTICLQVLSNFANDYGDAVNGKDTDARQGPQRAVQSGAISASSMRNAVILFSVVSLVSGIGLLYEALKDATWQSFLAFLGLGILAIIAAITYTAGKRPYGYEGLGDLSVLIFFGWVGVLGVYYLHTKTFDPTLLLPATSCGLFAVGVLNINNIRDIESDTLTGKRSVPVRIGRQKAIVYHWVLLTVGMLASIAYLLLTEWTWSQWVFVLSFPLFVRNGLAVTRLTNPRELDPYLKQMALSTLLFVLLFGIGFWIG, from the coding sequence ATGAAAAAATGGATAGAAGCGGCGCGTTTGCGGACGTTGCCTTTGGCGTTATCGAGTATTCTAATGGGGTGTTTTTTGGCCGCTGCACACCATCAATTTAGCTGGACAGTGGCTATTTTGGCGGTTGTAACCACCATTTGTTTGCAAGTACTTTCCAACTTTGCCAATGACTACGGCGATGCCGTAAACGGAAAAGACACCGATGCGCGGCAAGGGCCTCAGCGGGCGGTACAGTCGGGAGCTATTTCGGCTAGTTCGATGCGAAACGCCGTGATTTTGTTTTCGGTAGTATCGCTGGTGAGCGGAATAGGGTTGTTGTACGAAGCCCTCAAAGATGCTACTTGGCAGTCGTTTTTGGCTTTTTTGGGGTTGGGTATTCTCGCCATTATCGCGGCTATCACCTACACTGCAGGCAAGCGTCCGTATGGTTACGAAGGGCTGGGAGATTTGTCCGTGCTTATCTTTTTTGGTTGGGTAGGTGTGCTGGGTGTGTATTATTTGCATACCAAAACTTTTGATCCAACGTTGTTATTACCCGCTACAAGTTGTGGGTTGTTTGCCGTAGGTGTGTTAAATATTAATAACATCCGAGACATTGAATCTGATACCTTGACGGGCAAGCGTTCGGTACCAGTGCGAATAGGGCGCCAAAAGGCAATTGTGTATCATTGGGTATTGTTGACGGTCGGGATGTTGGCAAGTATTGCCTATTTACTCCTTACCGAATGGACATGGAGTCAATGGGTGTTCGTACTTAGCTTTCCGCTCTTTGTGAGGAATGGTCTTGCCGTTACCCGACTGACAAACCCAAGAGAGTTAGACCCTTACTTAAAACAGATGGCGCTCTCCACATTACTTTTTGTTCTATTATTTGGAATAGGATTTTGGATAGGATAA